Proteins encoded by one window of Emticicia oligotrophica DSM 17448:
- a CDS encoding (2Fe-2S)-binding protein, with the protein MKIDFTINGKPTSVDVDPATPLLWVVRDELKLTATKFGCGMAMCGACTLHIDGEATRSCSVPVESIAGKNITTLEGLSESPEKLHPIQQAWIEEQVPQCGYCQSGFMMAAAKLLKENPNPSEADIANSITNICRCGTQPRIIKAIKRAAEISNQKS; encoded by the coding sequence ATGAAAATCGACTTCACAATCAATGGCAAGCCAACAAGTGTAGATGTTGACCCAGCCACGCCTTTACTTTGGGTTGTCAGAGATGAACTCAAACTAACGGCCACCAAATTTGGTTGCGGAATGGCCATGTGCGGTGCTTGCACTTTGCATATTGATGGAGAGGCAACTCGTTCATGCTCTGTTCCTGTTGAAAGTATTGCTGGTAAAAATATTACAACTTTAGAAGGTCTTTCAGAAAGTCCCGAAAAACTGCACCCAATCCAACAAGCATGGATAGAAGAACAAGTACCACAATGTGGCTATTGTCAATCTGGATTTATGATGGCTGCGGCAAAGTTATTAAAAGAAAATCCAAATCCGAGTGAAGCTGATATTGCTAATAGCATCACAAACATTTGCCGTTGTGGCACTCAACCACGAATTATAAAAGCTATTAAAAGAGCTGCTGAAATTTCTAACCAAAAAAGCTAA
- a CDS encoding NAD-dependent epimerase/dehydratase family protein, with protein MAIKAIITGATGMVGEGVLHEALNRTDISSVVVIGRKTCGVSHPKLKEIIHADFNDISPILNELTGFDACYFCSGVSSVGMKEDEFYRLTYTLTLNFAQKLSSVNPNMAFCYISGSGTDSTEKGKTMWARVKGKTENDLIKLPFKAVYNFRPGYMHPTEGLKNTLSFYKYIGWLYPFMRKVFPKYVTTLQELASAMINASIRGYSKKIIEIEDILILSK; from the coding sequence ATGGCAATAAAAGCAATCATTACAGGAGCAACAGGCATGGTAGGCGAAGGCGTTCTACATGAAGCTCTCAACCGCACTGACATAAGTTCAGTAGTAGTTATAGGTCGTAAAACTTGTGGCGTTAGTCACCCTAAACTCAAAGAAATCATACACGCTGATTTCAATGATATTTCGCCAATTCTCAATGAATTAACGGGTTTTGATGCTTGCTATTTTTGTTCAGGAGTTTCTTCTGTAGGCATGAAAGAAGATGAATTTTATAGATTAACTTATACGCTAACACTCAATTTCGCTCAAAAACTTAGTAGCGTGAATCCTAATATGGCTTTCTGCTATATTTCGGGAAGTGGAACAGATAGCACTGAAAAAGGAAAAACTATGTGGGCGAGAGTTAAAGGTAAAACAGAAAACGATTTAATAAAATTACCTTTTAAAGCTGTTTACAATTTCCGCCCCGGTTATATGCATCCAACCGAAGGCTTGAAAAATACACTTTCGTTTTACAAATACATTGGTTGGCTTTATCCATTCATGCGAAAAGTATTTCCTAAATACGTTACAACTCTACAAGAATTGGCATCTGCAATGATAAATGCCTCAATTAGAGGATATTCCAAAAAAATTATAGAAATTGAAGATATTTTAATATTAAGTAAATGA
- a CDS encoding TetR/AcrR family transcriptional regulator, producing MSKEQKILDTALKLFVEDGFQGTPTSKIAKEAGVANGTLFHYFATKETLIQELYIHVKNELNQYLLSVIDPNDDIKATTKKAFIYAILWSLENPEKFHFTQQVHFSPHVAKIPEEVVQEQTKLYTQLIESAKSQGLLKPMPTDLIFTLVHSQMMGIFQYLLTKPKGQQHEIIDQGFELVWTLISI from the coding sequence ATGAGTAAAGAACAAAAAATACTTGATACCGCTCTGAAACTATTTGTAGAAGATGGTTTTCAAGGAACTCCCACAAGTAAAATTGCCAAAGAAGCAGGCGTAGCCAATGGCACGCTCTTTCATTATTTCGCTACTAAAGAAACTCTTATCCAAGAATTATATATTCATGTAAAAAATGAATTAAACCAATACTTATTGTCGGTCATTGACCCAAATGATGATATAAAGGCTACTACCAAAAAAGCATTTATTTATGCAATTCTTTGGTCTTTAGAGAATCCCGAAAAATTTCATTTCACCCAACAAGTACATTTCTCGCCACACGTAGCAAAAATTCCAGAAGAGGTTGTTCAAGAACAAACGAAATTATACACTCAGCTTATTGAATCAGCTAAATCTCAAGGTTTATTGAAACCTATGCCAACCGATTTGATTTTCACTTTGGTTCATAGCCAAATGATGGGTATTTTTCAATACCTACTCACAAAACCCAAAGGGCAACAGCATGAAATAATAGACCAAGGGTTTGAATTGGTTTGGACCTTGATTAGCATTTGA
- a CDS encoding pyridoxamine 5'-phosphate oxidase family protein encodes MGKKIKQIQPEIQHFIEKQKIFFVGTAMSMGIVNVSPKGMDSFRVLGPNRVMWLNVTGSGNETATHILENNRMTIMFCAFEGKPLILRLYGTAKAYHPRDSEWTEYIDLFPKMAGARQIFDVNVEVVQTSCGMAVPFMDYRHEREELSNWAEKQGEDGIHDYWEKKNTISFDGHPTRIFE; translated from the coding sequence ATGGGCAAGAAAATTAAGCAAATTCAACCTGAAATTCAGCATTTTATCGAAAAACAAAAAATTTTCTTTGTAGGAACTGCCATGAGCATGGGTATTGTGAATGTCTCGCCTAAAGGCATGGATTCATTCCGTGTACTTGGTCCTAACCGTGTTATGTGGTTAAATGTCACGGGAAGCGGTAATGAAACTGCTACACATATTTTAGAAAACAATAGAATGACCATTATGTTCTGTGCATTCGAAGGAAAACCACTTATTTTAAGACTCTACGGAACTGCCAAAGCTTACCACCCACGAGATTCTGAATGGACGGAATACATTGATTTATTTCCCAAAATGGCTGGAGCACGTCAAATTTTTGATGTAAATGTTGAAGTTGTTCAAACTTCTTGTGGAATGGCTGTACCGTTTATGGACTATAGACACGAACGTGAAGAACTTAGCAACTGGGCAGAAAAACAAGGCGAAGATGGTATTCATGACTATTGGGAAAAGAAAAACACCATTAGCTTTGATGGGCATCCTACCAGAATTTTCGAGTAG
- a CDS encoding GNAT family N-acetyltransferase, whose amino-acid sequence MFVELHYPESLSPQELDAYLANGWFRMGQSIFTTNFLRFKDTIYSSIWLRVDLFSFQKSRTLQKLEKLNSKFKIEIKHAHPSDEHEQLFAKYRESTAFEPAPSVFHLLSGHSPDRTNLRIFDTFEINVYDVDKLIATGYFDLGETSAEGISCFYDPAYKKHSLGKYLMYLKMNFCKENGFRYFYPGYFAPGYKAFDYKLDLARPSLEYLDFVSDEWKHISAFEVENAPIHQMRRKMKYLAQLLMEKGIKNELFYYDFYDADMIQNLNGLGLFDFPMFMFCFEFDEEQNPLPIVVYDVREDLYHLILCQKVYKSIFDEAAEGHYNAYLLQISRILYTGEVAEEMAEVLEIYERELMKIDG is encoded by the coding sequence ATGTTTGTAGAATTACATTATCCTGAGTCGTTATCGCCACAAGAGTTAGATGCATATCTCGCCAATGGATGGTTTCGTATGGGGCAGTCTATTTTTACGACTAATTTTCTTCGCTTTAAAGATACAATTTATAGTTCCATTTGGCTGAGAGTTGATTTATTTTCTTTCCAAAAGAGTAGAACACTGCAAAAGCTAGAAAAACTCAATAGCAAATTTAAAATTGAAATAAAACATGCCCATCCAAGCGATGAACATGAGCAATTATTTGCCAAGTATCGTGAAAGTACGGCGTTTGAGCCAGCTCCTTCGGTTTTTCATTTACTTTCTGGTCATAGTCCTGACCGAACCAATTTGCGTATTTTTGATACTTTCGAGATTAATGTTTATGATGTGGATAAACTCATCGCAACAGGCTATTTTGATTTAGGAGAAACGAGTGCAGAAGGGATTTCGTGTTTTTATGACCCGGCCTATAAAAAGCATAGTTTAGGAAAGTACCTGATGTATTTGAAGATGAACTTTTGCAAGGAAAATGGATTTAGGTACTTCTACCCAGGATATTTTGCACCGGGATACAAGGCTTTCGATTATAAACTTGATTTGGCACGCCCATCGCTCGAATATCTTGATTTTGTGAGCGACGAATGGAAGCATATTTCGGCCTTTGAAGTAGAAAATGCTCCAATTCATCAGATGAGGCGGAAGATGAAGTATTTAGCTCAATTATTAATGGAAAAAGGTATTAAAAATGAGCTATTTTACTATGATTTTTATGATGCTGATATGATTCAGAATCTGAATGGTTTAGGATTGTTCGATTTTCCGATGTTTATGTTTTGCTTTGAATTTGATGAAGAGCAAAATCCACTTCCAATAGTCGTTTATGATGTCAGAGAGGATTTATATCACCTAATTCTTTGTCAGAAAGTTTATAAATCAATTTTTGATGAAGCGGCAGAAGGGCATTACAATGCCTATTTATTGCAAATTTCGAGGATTTTATACACTGGTGAAGTTGCAGAAGAAATGGCAGAAGTGCTCGAAATTTATGAAAGAGAATTGATGAAAATAGATGGGTAA
- the kbl gene encoding glycine C-acetyltransferase, whose protein sequence is MFDNIRSQYAEELAAIKEAGLYKTERVITTPQSAQISTQNKEVLNFCANNYLGLSSHPEVIEAAIEAIKTHGFGMSSVRFICGTQDIHKELERKTAEFLGTEDCILYAAAFDANGGVFEPLLGAEDAIISDELNHASIIDGIRLCKAERFRYKNNNMDDLEQQLIAASHCKKKLIVTDGVFSMDGSIAQLDKICDLADKYGAMVMVDECHATGFMGKTGRGTIELKNVIGRVDIVTGTYGKALGGASGGFTAARQEIVDMLRQRSRPYLFSNTLAPAIVGASTKVLDILQQSTALRDKLERNAAYFRAKMTEAGFDLLPGEHPIIPIMLYDAPLAQTFAAKLLEEGIYVIGFFYPVVPKSKARIRVQISAGHEIEHLDKAISAFTKVGKELGVIK, encoded by the coding sequence ATGTTTGATAATATCAGAAGTCAATACGCCGAAGAACTAGCCGCTATCAAAGAAGCAGGTTTATACAAAACTGAGCGTGTTATCACAACCCCACAATCAGCACAGATTTCTACCCAAAATAAAGAAGTGCTGAACTTTTGTGCCAATAATTACTTGGGGCTTTCTTCACATCCAGAAGTAATCGAAGCAGCCATCGAAGCAATCAAAACACATGGTTTTGGAATGTCATCAGTAAGATTTATTTGTGGTACACAAGATATTCATAAAGAATTAGAGCGTAAAACTGCGGAGTTTTTAGGCACCGAAGATTGTATTCTTTACGCAGCTGCCTTCGATGCTAACGGGGGTGTATTTGAGCCACTTTTAGGAGCAGAAGATGCCATTATTTCTGATGAGCTAAACCATGCTTCTATTATTGATGGAATCAGACTTTGTAAGGCTGAACGTTTCCGCTATAAAAACAATAATATGGATGATTTAGAGCAACAACTCATTGCAGCTAGTCATTGTAAGAAAAAATTAATTGTTACTGACGGCGTATTTTCAATGGATGGTTCGATTGCTCAATTAGATAAAATCTGTGATTTAGCCGATAAATATGGAGCCATGGTAATGGTTGATGAATGTCATGCCACTGGTTTCATGGGTAAAACTGGTCGCGGAACGATTGAATTAAAAAATGTAATTGGTCGAGTTGATATCGTTACGGGTACTTACGGTAAAGCCCTTGGTGGTGCGTCTGGTGGTTTTACAGCAGCCCGTCAAGAAATTGTTGATATGCTTCGTCAACGTTCAAGACCTTATCTTTTCTCGAATACTTTGGCTCCAGCAATTGTGGGTGCATCAACCAAAGTATTAGATATTTTACAGCAATCAACTGCTTTGAGAGATAAACTTGAAAGAAATGCGGCTTATTTCAGAGCAAAAATGACCGAAGCAGGTTTCGATTTACTTCCTGGCGAACACCCTATTATTCCAATCATGCTTTATGATGCACCTTTGGCACAAACTTTTGCAGCAAAATTATTAGAAGAAGGTATTTATGTAATTGGATTCTTTTATCCAGTAGTACCAAAATCTAAAGCAAGGATAAGAGTTCAGATTTCAGCAGGACACGAAATCGAACATCTTGATAAAGCTATTTCAGCGTTTACAAAAGTAGGTAAAGAGTTGGGTGTAATTAAATAA
- a CDS encoding NAD-dependent epimerase/dehydratase family protein, translating into MNTTKILIVGANGQLGSVLTQALQNKYGFENVIASDLRPKLGFDGYFEELDATNFQALQSIVKKYQITQIYHLAAILSANGEKDPLRTWEINMRSLLNVLEVGRIEQIDRIFYPSTIAVFGNLAPKEVCPQFTFLDPSTVYGISKSSGENWANYYFNRYGLDVRSLRYPGVIGYQSLPGGGTTDYAIDIFHKAVADEPYTCFLAKDTRLPMIFMDDAIKATLQLMEAPKEAIKTRTSYNLAGLSFTPEEIATEIKKVIPNFVINYEPDFRQNIAASWPQIIDDKEAQADWNWQSSYTLKDIVEIMIHELKQQLTFA; encoded by the coding sequence ATGAACACGACTAAAATTCTGATAGTCGGGGCCAATGGACAGCTTGGGTCAGTACTTACCCAAGCCTTACAAAACAAATACGGTTTTGAAAATGTCATTGCTTCCGATTTACGCCCCAAATTGGGCTTTGATGGATACTTTGAAGAATTAGATGCCACTAATTTCCAAGCACTTCAGTCGATTGTAAAAAAATATCAAATCACACAAATCTATCATTTGGCGGCCATTCTATCGGCCAATGGTGAAAAAGACCCACTTCGCACTTGGGAAATCAATATGAGATCCCTTTTGAATGTTTTGGAAGTTGGACGAATAGAACAAATTGACCGAATTTTTTATCCAAGTACGATTGCAGTTTTTGGTAATTTAGCTCCAAAAGAAGTTTGTCCACAATTCACTTTTTTAGACCCTTCTACTGTTTATGGAATTAGCAAATCTAGTGGCGAAAATTGGGCAAACTATTACTTCAATCGCTATGGTTTAGATGTGCGTTCATTGCGTTATCCCGGAGTTATTGGTTATCAATCCCTACCTGGTGGTGGTACAACCGACTACGCCATTGATATTTTCCATAAAGCAGTTGCCGATGAGCCTTACACTTGCTTCTTGGCAAAAGATACTCGCTTACCAATGATTTTTATGGATGATGCCATCAAGGCTACGTTACAATTGATGGAAGCTCCAAAAGAAGCCATCAAAACCCGAACTTCTTATAATTTAGCTGGTTTAAGTTTTACACCCGAAGAAATTGCAACAGAAATAAAGAAAGTCATTCCTAATTTTGTTATTAATTACGAACCAGATTTCCGTCAGAATATTGCGGCTTCTTGGCCACAAATTATTGATGACAAAGAAGCACAAGCTGATTGGAATTGGCAGTCTAGCTATACGCTCAAAGACATCGTAGAAATAATGATTCATGAATTAAAACAACAATTAACATTCGCATAA
- a CDS encoding Lrp/AsnC family transcriptional regulator: MEQLDETDKIILRILQKDAKKTAKEIASQLKLTTSPVYDRIRRLEGLGFIKKYVAILDKNLINKSVTSICQVSMRYHNEAFIENFEQEIQKLEEVQECYHLAGQVDFVLKIHVNSLEEYHDFIKYKLSKIENIGVLNSTFVLKEIKHSSEFYI; this comes from the coding sequence ATGGAACAATTGGACGAAACAGATAAAATTATCCTCCGAATTTTACAAAAAGATGCTAAAAAAACAGCTAAAGAAATTGCTAGTCAATTAAAGCTAACAACTTCTCCTGTGTATGACCGCATTAGGCGATTAGAAGGTTTGGGTTTTATCAAAAAATACGTAGCTATTTTAGATAAAAACTTGATTAATAAATCGGTTACTTCCATTTGCCAAGTATCTATGCGGTACCACAATGAGGCATTTATTGAAAATTTTGAGCAAGAAATCCAGAAATTAGAAGAAGTGCAAGAATGTTATCACTTGGCGGGGCAGGTAGATTTTGTGCTGAAAATTCACGTAAATAGTTTAGAAGAATACCACGATTTTATCAAATACAAACTTTCAAAAATCGAAAATATTGGAGTTTTGAATAGCACCTTCGTCTTGAAAGAAATCAAACATAGTTCGGAGTTTTATATCTGA
- a CDS encoding ABC-F family ATP-binding cassette domain-containing protein translates to MISVDNVAVEFNGGTLFSDITFNINEKDKIALMGKNGAGKSTLLKIIAGVDKPTRGKISAPKDSVIAYLPQHLLTQDDSTVFEEALKAFSAVLDMKNEMDELNHQLETRTDYESDDYMKIIERVSELSEKYYSVEEVNYDAEVEKTLLGMGFTRADFTRQTSEFSGGWRMRIELCKILLQNPDLILLDEPTNHLDIESIQWLEDFLMNNAKAVIVISHDRAFVDTITNRTIEVTMGRIYDYKVNYTQYQQLRKERQEQQQKQYNDQQKMIAETQEFIDRFKGTYSKTLQVQSRVKMLEKLEIVEVDEVDTSALSLKFPPAPRSGNYPVIVENVTKSYGEHLVFKDASLTIERGEKVAFVGRNGEGKSTLVKAIMGEIDFEGSVKIGHNSMIGYFAQNQASLLDEDLTVFQTIDNIAVGEVRTKIKDILGAFMFRGDDVNKKVRVLSGGEKTRLAMIKLLLEPVNLLILDEPTNHLDLKTKDILKDALRAFEGTIILISHDRDFLEGLANKVFEFGNKRVKEHFEDISGFLRNKKMENLREIERKNK, encoded by the coding sequence ATGATTTCAGTCGATAATGTAGCAGTTGAGTTCAATGGTGGAACGCTGTTTAGTGATATTACTTTCAATATCAACGAAAAAGATAAAATAGCCCTCATGGGTAAAAATGGAGCAGGGAAATCAACCTTGCTCAAAATTATTGCAGGCGTTGATAAACCCACTCGTGGAAAAATTTCTGCTCCAAAAGATTCAGTGATTGCTTACTTGCCTCAGCATTTACTCACACAAGATGATAGTACGGTGTTTGAAGAAGCTTTAAAGGCTTTTTCGGCAGTATTGGATATGAAAAATGAGATGGACGAATTGAACCATCAGCTCGAAACTCGTACAGATTATGAGTCGGATGATTACATGAAAATTATTGAACGAGTATCCGAACTCAGCGAAAAATATTATTCGGTAGAAGAAGTAAACTATGATGCTGAAGTAGAAAAAACGCTATTAGGCATGGGTTTTACGAGAGCAGATTTTACTCGACAAACCTCTGAATTTAGTGGTGGTTGGAGAATGCGTATCGAATTGTGCAAGATTTTACTCCAAAACCCAGATTTAATTTTGCTTGATGAGCCTACTAACCACTTAGATATTGAGTCGATTCAGTGGCTTGAAGATTTCTTGATGAATAATGCAAAAGCTGTAATTGTGATTTCACACGATAGAGCTTTTGTTGATACCATCACGAATCGCACGATTGAAGTAACAATGGGTCGTATTTATGACTACAAAGTAAACTACACGCAATACCAACAGCTCAGAAAAGAACGCCAAGAACAGCAGCAAAAACAATATAACGACCAACAAAAAATGATTGCCGAAACGCAAGAGTTTATTGATAGGTTTAAAGGAACATATTCTAAAACTTTACAGGTGCAATCGAGAGTGAAAATGCTCGAAAAACTTGAAATCGTGGAGGTTGATGAAGTAGATACTTCGGCTTTGAGTTTGAAATTCCCGCCTGCTCCACGCTCTGGAAATTATCCTGTGATTGTCGAAAACGTAACTAAGTCTTACGGCGAGCATTTGGTTTTTAAAGATGCTTCATTAACGATTGAAAGGGGAGAAAAAGTTGCATTTGTTGGCCGAAATGGAGAAGGTAAATCAACACTTGTGAAGGCAATCATGGGTGAAATTGATTTCGAAGGAAGTGTAAAAATTGGTCATAATTCGATGATTGGTTATTTCGCTCAAAATCAAGCTTCTTTGTTAGATGAAGATTTAACTGTTTTTCAGACCATTGATAATATTGCAGTAGGAGAGGTTCGCACAAAAATTAAAGATATTTTAGGTGCGTTTATGTTCCGTGGCGATGATGTAAACAAAAAAGTGCGTGTACTTTCAGGGGGAGAAAAAACTCGTTTAGCAATGATAAAACTCTTGCTCGAACCTGTAAATCTTTTGATTCTCGATGAGCCTACCAACCACTTAGATTTGAAAACTAAAGATATTTTGAAAGATGCTCTGCGTGCTTTTGAAGGAACAATTATCTTGATTTCGCACGACCGTGATTTCTTAGAAGGTTTGGCAAATAAAGTATTTGAGTTTGGTAATAAACGAGTAAAAGAACACTTTGAGGATATTTCAGGCTTCTTGCGTAATAAGAAAATGGAGAATTTGAGAGAGATTGAGAGAAAGAATAAATAA
- a CDS encoding antibiotic biosynthesis monooxygenase family protein, whose amino-acid sequence MIANTPQAPYYAVIFTSIRTEIDNGYGDMAHRMVELGSQMKGFLGIESARNDIGITVSYWESLEDIKHWKQNAEHQIAQQTGRKDWYKSYKTRICKVERDYGFGL is encoded by the coding sequence ATGATAGCAAATACACCTCAAGCACCATATTATGCCGTGATTTTTACTTCCATTCGTACAGAGATTGATAATGGATATGGTGATATGGCCCATCGAATGGTTGAACTTGGCAGTCAAATGAAGGGTTTCTTAGGTATAGAATCTGCTCGAAATGATATTGGAATTACAGTTTCTTACTGGGAAAGTTTGGAAGATATTAAGCATTGGAAACAAAATGCCGAACACCAAATTGCTCAGCAAACTGGCAGAAAGGATTGGTATAAATCCTATAAAACACGCATCTGTAAAGTAGAGCGTGATTATGGCTTTGGTCTATAA
- a CDS encoding glycoside hydrolase family 43 protein — MPEESIDHIDFNVLNQKAISQPLVKHIYTADPSAHVFDGKIYIYPSHDVDAGIPFDDLGSHFAMEDYHIFSMDSIDSEAVDNGVALHVQDVPWAERQMWAPDAARKDSKYYLYFPAKKADGIFQIGVAISDSPTGPFKAEPQPIAGSYSIDPAVFEDLDGSHYIYFGGIWGGQLQKYRDNQYDISNEEPLPNEPALCPIVAKLSDDMKQFAEAPKQLKIVDENGHLLLAGDNDRRFFEASWMHYYNSKYYFSYSTGDTHFICYATGDNPYGPFTYQGRILNPVVGWTSHHSICEIDGKWYLFYHDSSLSEGVTHLRSIKVTELTYDAEGRIQTINPYKD; from the coding sequence ATGCCAGAAGAGAGTATCGACCATATTGATTTTAATGTATTGAATCAGAAAGCCATTTCACAGCCACTCGTTAAACATATATATACTGCAGACCCATCAGCTCATGTTTTCGATGGTAAAATTTATATTTATCCTTCACATGACGTCGACGCAGGCATTCCATTTGATGATTTAGGAAGCCATTTTGCCATGGAAGATTATCATATTTTTTCAATGGATTCGATTGATAGTGAAGCAGTTGACAACGGAGTAGCTTTACATGTGCAAGATGTCCCTTGGGCCGAACGCCAAATGTGGGCTCCCGATGCCGCTCGAAAAGATAGCAAATACTACCTCTATTTTCCTGCAAAAAAAGCAGATGGAATTTTTCAAATTGGTGTAGCCATATCTGATAGTCCAACTGGTCCATTCAAAGCCGAACCACAACCAATTGCAGGTAGCTATAGCATTGACCCTGCTGTTTTCGAAGATTTAGATGGTAGTCATTATATCTATTTCGGCGGAATATGGGGTGGACAATTACAAAAGTATCGAGATAATCAGTACGATATTTCTAACGAAGAACCACTTCCCAATGAACCTGCACTCTGCCCAATCGTTGCTAAATTAAGTGATGATATGAAGCAGTTTGCTGAAGCACCAAAACAACTTAAAATTGTTGATGAAAATGGTCATTTACTCTTAGCTGGAGATAATGACCGAAGATTTTTTGAAGCATCTTGGATGCATTACTATAATAGTAAGTATTATTTCTCGTACTCTACGGGCGATACACATTTTATTTGTTATGCCACAGGCGATAATCCTTACGGGCCATTTACTTATCAAGGTCGTATTTTAAATCCAGTAGTAGGCTGGACTTCGCACCATTCAATCTGTGAAATTGATGGCAAATGGTATTTATTCTACCATGATTCAAGTCTTTCAGAGGGAGTTACCCACCTACGTAGCATCAAAGTAACGGAGCTTACTTATGATGCCGAAGGAAGAATTCAAACGATAAATCCTTATAAAGATTAA
- a CDS encoding MFS transporter, which produces MSSETQKLSVFEKIGYSLGDLAANLIFQTLMTFLAYFYTDVYKIPAGSASIIIFIGGFFGAFFNIIMGIIADRTNTRWGKFRPWVLWTSVPFGIISLLAFSTPNFDETGKIIYALITYFLLVIVYSANNLPYSALSGVITGDMKERNSLSSYRFVAVMVAQFIIQSLLLPLALSVGHGDKAVGFEKVMLFFAIVGVICLIITFLTTKERIVPVVEEKSSIKQDLLDLSKNRPWVIMLLLTIAVFITLALKGGMYIYYFKYYLDPTAQANYLESIGFNSFIKGLNETITGLGLGKFEWPEDAPTSANSLFNAGGIIFMIVGIMFSKPLADRFGKRNIFGIFLALSAFCLILFNFYAKDAIGIVFLTQILHGFTYGVTIPLLWAMIADVADYSEWKNNRRATAIIFSAMVFGLKIGLSLGGAIGAALLSNYGYVAEQAQQTEEAVSGIKLSVSIYPGLVFLVGAALLFGYEINKALETKIEAELKQRRK; this is translated from the coding sequence ATGAGTTCGGAAACACAAAAACTTTCTGTCTTTGAAAAAATTGGATACAGTTTAGGCGATTTAGCCGCCAATCTTATTTTTCAAACATTAATGACATTCTTGGCCTATTTTTATACCGATGTATATAAAATTCCTGCAGGTTCGGCCAGTATAATCATTTTTATTGGTGGTTTTTTCGGTGCATTTTTCAATATAATCATGGGAATCATCGCTGACCGTACCAATACTCGTTGGGGAAAATTCCGTCCTTGGGTTTTGTGGACTTCCGTTCCGTTTGGTATTATTTCTTTACTAGCTTTCTCTACTCCTAATTTTGATGAAACAGGCAAAATCATTTATGCTCTTATTACCTATTTTTTATTAGTTATTGTTTACTCAGCCAATAATTTACCCTATTCAGCATTGAGTGGGGTAATTACGGGCGATATGAAAGAACGTAATAGCCTTTCATCTTACCGTTTTGTAGCAGTAATGGTAGCTCAGTTCATCATTCAATCTTTGTTATTACCGTTGGCATTATCAGTCGGACATGGTGATAAGGCGGTTGGATTCGAAAAAGTAATGTTATTTTTCGCCATTGTTGGAGTTATTTGTTTAATCATTACTTTTTTAACAACGAAAGAACGTATTGTGCCAGTAGTTGAGGAAAAAAGTAGCATTAAACAAGACCTCCTAGACTTATCGAAAAACCGTCCTTGGGTCATTATGCTTCTACTAACTATTGCCGTTTTCATTACTTTGGCACTCAAAGGAGGCATGTATATTTATTACTTTAAGTATTATTTAGATCCAACTGCTCAAGCAAATTACTTAGAAAGCATTGGTTTTAACTCATTCATTAAAGGTTTGAACGAAACTATTACTGGACTAGGTTTAGGTAAATTCGAATGGCCAGAAGATGCCCCAACATCAGCCAATAGTCTTTTTAATGCTGGTGGAATCATTTTTATGATTGTGGGAATTATGTTTTCGAAACCTTTAGCCGACCGTTTCGGGAAACGTAATATTTTCGGAATTTTCCTTGCTCTTTCAGCTTTTTGCCTGATTTTATTCAATTTCTATGCAAAAGATGCCATTGGAATAGTATTTCTAACACAAATATTACACGGATTTACTTACGGCGTAACGATTCCACTTTTGTGGGCCATGATTGCCGATGTAGCAGACTATTCTGAATGGAAAAATAATCGCCGAGCAACTGCCATCATTTTCTCGGCAATGGTATTTGGTTTGAAAATAGGTTTAAGTCTTGGCGGTGCTATTGGTGCCGCCTTACTTTCAAACTATGGATATGTAGCGGAGCAAGCTCAACAAACCGAAGAGGCAGTTTCAGGAATCAAGTTATCGGTCAGTATTTATCCGGGCTTAGTATTTTTAGTAGGTGCAGCATTGCTCTTTGGCTATGAAATTAACAAGGCATTGGAAACTAAAATTGAAGCAGAATTAAAACAAAGAAGAAAATAA